Sequence from the Nitrincola iocasae genome:
GGCTTATCTATGGGCAATGGATTTTGGTCACTATAGCGGTTCCAGCATGGAGCATTATGGTGACGTGAATAACCGTGCCCTGTTTTTCCTGAATTTTGGCAGTGGTAAGCAGAAGTGGCATAACGTAAACAACCCGATACGTATGTTGTTGGCGCAACCTGACTGGGGATTGGCGGCCGGATGGGGAGCAAGGCCTGCATGGCATATGCATCAAATGGCTGCGGGTTGGACGGTGGGTCGTTCACACCAGCGGACTGTTAATAATGCTCACAATGGTGGTGAATTTGTACCTGGTGGTAACTACACTCATCTGGAAAGTCAGGTGCATATCAATCTGATGGGCGATCCTACCTTGCGGATGCATGTGGCACAGCCTCCCTTAAACCCTGCTGCATCCCGTCATACTGATTCGGTAACATTAACCTGGCAGGCACCTTCCGGCAGTGCTCCGGAAGGCTATCATGTCTATCGTTCCAATAGGCTGGCCTCTGGATACCAGCGTCTCACTGAATCAATGCTTGCGGCAGAAGTACTGCAATATCAGGATCAGACCGCGCCTGACGTTGGAGATGTGTATTACCAGATTCGAGCGGTCCACCGTAATGAAACCCGCAGTGGTGTTTATGAACTCGCTTCCCGAGCCGCTTATGTCTGGTTGGAAGAGGGCATAAATAACTATTCTTCGCCGGTTGCGTTGCCGGTTGCCGAGCATCTTGCTAATTCCGAGGTTCCTTTACCCCTGGATATACCGGGTGCAGAGGCCTCGGGTATGAGTGTGGTGATACTTCAGCATCCAGAGAACGGGGTGATCCATTGGCAGGCTGGCCACCCAGTGTATGTATCCAACCCCGGTTTTGCTGGCACGGAAACGATTGTGTATCGGCTTTTTGATGGCGTTGGGTTGAGTGAGGCTGAGGTTGTCAGGATTTCTGTTACTCGCTTGTAGGAGCCCGGCCTCCGGGCGAAGGTTCGCTCTTGTAGGAGCCCGCTCCGCGGGCGAAGGGTTTTCGTTTGTAGGAGCCCGCTCTCCGGGCGAAGGTTTGCTCTTGTAGGAGCCCGCTCCGCGGGCGAAAGAATCGCTCACAGAGTGAGCTCCTACAGATTGGGGATAGGTCTTGGTGGTTTTGTAGGAGCCCGGTCTCCGGGCGGAAGAATCGCTCACAGAGTGAGCTCCTACAGATTGGGGATAGGTCTTGGTGGTTTTGTAGGAGCCCGGTCTCCGGGCGAAGGTTTTCGTTTGTACGGGGTTAGTTTTTGCGGTTGTAGTATATGCATCCCATGATTACCAGGGTGATGCCGCCTAGTTCGATTATCCAGTTCAGCCGCCAGCCAGCCAGTTGTGTGCCGATTAGTATATCAACATGATGAAAGCCTACTGCCCTGACCAATACAAAGGTGAGTAGGGTGATGGTGCCGATTAGCACTGGCCAGAGTCGGTTCAGTGAGTGGCGTAGTCTGTAGGAAAAAAGCCCCAGTAGAGCGATACTCAGCAACATCAGTCCCAGAATAAAGGCGATTTGAATCGGCCTGCGGTTGGCATACCAGCCGGAGAGTTGGGCTTCGCAGCGTGCGACTGTTGTGAACAGTGTTTGAATATCCAGTTGCTTGTTGATCATTAACATCAGCAGGGCGGGACAGAGTAGATACCAGAAGAGTATTTCAGCACGGGGTAAGCGCTGTGTCCGGGCATGCCGCAGTGCTGTCAGTGCAGCCAGTGCCGCAACCCCGTAGCCAGCAACTGTTACCCAGCCCATGAAATGTGGATCGCCAATAGTGGGCTGCCAGCGCTCTTGTGTGCAGGTGAATAGGGACTGGAGGTGGTTGTTCAACGCGGTTTTCCTATGGGTGCCTTAGTGGCAGTTTAACTGGATCTTTTCTGGATGTGATTGAGTAAGGTGTTTACGCAATGGGGGGTAGGATACTGACCTTTTATCGCCCGTGTAAAGTGGACGATAAAAGGTGTTTGACTCAGACTTAGCTGATTGCTTTACGTGCAGCTTTGCGACGGATGCCTAGAACGCCGGCAATACCAGCTATGAACATCCAGGCGGCCGCAGGTAGCGGTACTTCGTTTAATGTGATGGCATTCAGGGCCCAGTGCTGGCCTGATCCGGTAACATCACTGGATTGCTCAAAATCGTTACCAGTGGCGATACTGAAGCTGGTCAGGCCGAACCAGTCGGCTTGAAAGACACGGGCAGCCGTGTCGACAAACAATTGAGCCGTATAGGTCAGAACAGCGTCTGTGTAACCACTGATCGTCAGGGTCTGAGAGCCCCACGCGCCAGCAATCACAAAACTGTTCAGGTCAAAGGTATCTGCACCGTTCCAGCCGAAGGTAACCAGAGGCGCTTCATTTCCATTATAGGCTATATAGGGGCCGCCAGTAGCCGCGGACACACTCGCATAGCCACTGTTGGTCAGGCCATTGGCTTGAACGTTATCCATATAATAGCTTGGGGTTAGGGTCAGTTGAGGGCTTCCATCCGCATCGAAATAAATCGTAGCGGCTTGTGTGAGTTGGCTGGCACAGAGTAGCAATGCTGCCAAAAGTAACGTTCTCATGTTTGGTTCCTTTTTCATGATGTGTTTGATTTGATCAATCCTTGGCGTTTGCTGCACATATTCCGTGGATTGAGGCTGTTATGACTGCTAAGCAAAATTAATTATTACAGAAGCATCTTGTTTAAACAAATGTTTTTTGGCGTCGTTATATTTATAAGTGTTTGTTTTAAAAGGTTATCATGAGGTTTTCATTAGACTTTTTGTGTAAGTGAAATATTTGGTAAGAAAATTACTATTTATTTCATATTGGTGTTTGAAAAGTATTGTACTACGGACCGATGTTTGAGGTTATGTTATTGTATATAGTTGGCTTAGGTCAGTAAGCCGATATGCAGTATTTCGGATATTTGTTTGAAATATTCAAACATGCGATTGAAAACTATAGCAGGGAAATTGTTGGCCAGTGTAGCGACCTTTTAGGTGGCACTAGTCAAAACCTGCTGATTATTATGTGAATTACAATTAAGGATAAATTACATGAACAAAGTCATTCAGTTGGCGGCAGCGGCTGCTCTGGTTTTTTCTGTAGCAGCTCCTGTATCGGCAGCTTCTGTTGATCTGAATTTTACCAGTGGTAATTCAGGTGCCCGCAACTCACTGACATACGCCTATGGTGATGATCAGTTAACCGTAAGCGGTTTCTCCGGGTTAAATAGTGGATCTGTCTCTGGATCTTCCGTGCAAACCTGGGCTGGCTGGGGATTGGGTATGCCGACCAGCAATGCAGTCAACAGCAATGGAGCACATCGAGTTTCAAATAATGAGGTTAGTTATCGGGATGGGCGTCGTCGCGTAACTGGGCGTCAATACCAGATGGTTATGTTTGATTTTGGTCGTGAAGTTTCTCTGGATAGTTTCACAGTAGGCGATGCGGTTTACTCGGACAATAACTGGGCCAGCGTTCTGGCGTACACAGATACCGCTCCGCTAACCACATTAAATGGTCAGAAATGGTCTGACTTACTGGAAAGTGGCTTTTCAACGGCTGGTGATGCGAATGCCTATACCGGCGTGACTCAAGGAACTCCGAAACTGGTTGAAGGTGGCCTGACATCTCAGTATTGGTTGGTGGGTGTTTATAATGCCGTCTTCAGTGATAACCCTATGGGAACCTATGACGAAGGCTTCAAGCTGACCGGTATCAGTTTCTCTACCGTTGATATAGCTGAAACACCACTTCCTGCTGCGGCCTGGTTGTTCATCACTGGCCTGGCTGGCATGGGTTGGGTGAAAAAGCGCAAAGCTAAGCGTGAACAGCAGGCTGCTCTGGTAGTTGCTGCGTAATTTTCTTCGCTCACAGAGTGAGCTCCTACAGGTGGTATTTTGCAGGCTCACTCTGTAGGAAATAAGATGGACCCGCCCCCCTTAACAATGTGCCATGCTTAATGTGCAAACAAAAGCAAACCGGCATCTGAGTAAAGAGAGGCGAGTCCTATGAAGAATATTAGCATCCTAAGTATCGATTTGGCCAAAAATGTCTTTCAACTGCATGGTCTCAATCGACAAGGCAAGGCGGTGTTCAGAAAACGACTGTATCGAGCAGACCTGAAAGCGTTTATAGCCAACTTACCGTGCTGTTTGATTGCGATGGAGGCCTGTATTGGTGCACATGCCTGGGCACGTCAGTTCAAAGCCCTGGGGCATGAGGTCAAGCTAATAGCACCTCAGTATGTAAAGCCCTTTGTTCGGGTTAACAAGAATGATATACGCGATGCTGAAGCGATTGCGTTAGCGGCCTCGTTGCCGTCAACGCCGTCGGTATCGATTAAGAGTGAAGAGCAGCTCGATCTGCAAGCGATTCATCGTGTCAGAGAACGTCTGGTTCGCGAGAAGACCGCCATAGGTAACGAGTTACGGGGCTTGTTAGCTGACATGGGTGTCGTTATCCCCACCGGGCATGGCAGCCTGCGTGTCTTGATTCCAGAACTGCTTGAAGATGCCGATCAGCCACTGACCTTTAAGGGTCGACAGTTGATAGCCGATTTACGGGAGCAGTGGTTAGAGAAAGAGGCCCACATCGCGCGTTATGACTGTATGCTTCAAGACTACGTCAAAGAGAACGTTGAGTGTCAGAAGCTACTGGAAATACCGGGTGTTGGGCCGATTAATGCGTCGTTCAGGCTGTAGAAAAACCTCTTCATCTATGGTCTGATGAGATTTTCAGGAGACGGAGGCTCTGGGATGGCTCGATTCAAACATTACGACTACAACCAGATGTCGATGGTGGTCATCAACTACTTGGAACAGATTCAACCGGGTACTTTTGAATTTGCGCTACACTACCTGATCTCTGAAAAACTCGACCTGTCTGCTTTTCATCAGCCCTATAAAAATGATGCTGAAGGCCGCCCAGCCTATGATCCGGCTATACTGCTCAAGATTATTTTATTTGCTTACTCAAAGGGCATTACCTCCAGCCGTGAAATCCAGTGGTGCTGCGAAACCAATATCATCTTCAAAGCGTTATCCTGCGATACCGTGCCGCACTTCACCACGATTGCTCACTTTATCAGTAGCCGAGGCCAGGCGATTGAAGCCTTATTTGAACAGGTGCTGCTGATCTGTGATCAACAAGGGTTGCTGGGTCATGAACTCTTTGCCATCGATGGCTGTAAGATGCGCTCCAATGCGTCGAAGGAATGGTCTGGTACGTTTAAGGAGTTGGAACAAAAGCGCCAGAAGCTCAAACGCCTGATCCAGCATCACCTCAGTGAGCATCAGGAAAAGGATACCCATGAAAGCGAAGAAGCGCTGGAGCATGATATTCGCAAGGCCAAGACCATCCAGACACTGGATGCGGCGGCCAACAAGATCGGTGATTTTTTAAAGCGCAGCCAGCCAAGGATGGGCAAGGGCAAACGCAGCAAGGAAGTGAAGAGTAATATCACTGATCCTGAATCAGCAAAAATGACCACCAGTAAAGGCACCATTCAAGGTTACAACGGTGTGGCCGCCGTCGATAAAAAGCATCAGATTGTCATTGATGCTCAAGCCTTCGGTGAAGGACAAGAGCACCACACCCTGCAACCAGTATTGGAAAGTATCAAGGCTCGTTATCAACGACTGGGCATTAATGACAACGTATATGCAAGTGGCATCATAGCGACGGCCGATACGGGTTTTGCGAATGAAGCCAATATGGAATATCTTCACCAGAACCAGATCAACGGTTACATTCCTGACAATCAGTTTAGAAGCCGTGATCCCAAATTCGCACACCAGAAAGACAAATACGGCAAGCGCCACCAGACACCCGGTAACCCTAAAGCTAAACACCTTATTCCAGCCAGTGAGTTCCAGTTTGATCCCGTGACGATGACGTGCAGATGTCCAGCGGGTGAGCAAATAAGTCATCGAGGTATCAGAACTAATGAACACGGCCAACTTACAGCCTACTTTGAAGGTCGGTTGCTCCAGTGCCGTCATTGTTCTAAAAAAGCGAGTTGCATGAAAAATCCGACATCAGCTGACCATCGCAAAGGAGCCGGAAGGCAAGTGAGCTTTGCGCTTAATGATCAAAGAGCACCCACCTACACCGACTGGATGAAACACCGAGTGGATAGTCCGAAGGGTAAGCAGATTTATAGTCACCGAATGTCTGTGGTGGAACCGGTATTCGGCAACATTGGGACCAACAAAAGGCTAAACCGCTTTAGCTTGCGCGGCAAAAGCAAGGTTCAGGGCCAGTGGCAGTTGTACTGCTTGGTGCATAATGTTGAAAAACTGGCAAAATACGGACAGTTAAGTAGTTGAAGCAACGAAGGCGTAAGCCCGGCTGAAAGCCTTATCAATCAGGCCACTGTTGACTGATGTGGCAGTAAGACAAAGAAATGCCAGTCCCGAGAGCGCCGAAACAGACATTGAAGGGAGTGGCATTATAAATGAACAAATCGAGCACCGAGGAAAGATTGATGCACTATAAATTGGTTTTTCTACAGGCTCGTTATTGTTGAGTTACTTAGGTGATGCAAAGCGCTTTGCCAGTGCCAGACACTTTGCCGCCTCGCTAGGGCTAGTGCCGAAGCAGGCCTCCAGTGGTAACCGAGAGCGATTATTAGGCATCAGCAAACAGGGCAATGGCCATGTCCGAAAGCAACTGGTGCATGGGGCGCGTTCGGCCTATCGGGTCCTGCTCAAAGAAGACGCAACGGGGCGTTTGAGCGAGTGGGCAAAACGCATGCAAGCCAGTGGCAAGCATGCCAATAAAATTATAGTGGCGTTGGCGAACAAGCTGGCTCGGATCGTGTGGAGCATGATGATGAAAGAGCGTGGTTATATCGCTTAGCAACAATGTAACAGATTGAAATAAAAGATAGATTAAAGGTTAAATACCCAAAGCGTTGCGCAGACTATTAAGACAAGACAGATAAAATCGACTCACTTATCCTTGGGATTGGGCTGGCTCATAGAAGCCGAGTAGGAGATTAGCGAAAGTGAGTGCACATCTTTTAATGGCCGAGCAGATATGCTCACACAAATAGGTCGGATATAAGCGTGCAACACATCTGCTCGAGTCAAAAATAGCTTGCAACACGGGCGGGTCCATATAAGCTCGGTCTGTAGGAGCTCGGTTTGTGGGAGCTCGGTCTCCGAGCGAAAAGATTGTCATAATTCGTCTGTAGGAGCTCGGTCTGTGGGAGCTCACTCTGTGAGCGAAAAGATTGCCATAATTCGCTCACAGAGTGAGCTCCTACAAGGTCAAGGTTAAGGCTCCTACAAAGCGAATGAGGTTCTAGTTGGGTGATGTTATGAAAAAAATAGTTGTTTTGATTCTGGTCGGTGTGTGTTTGTTGGCGGGTAAGTTGTCGGCCGCACCGGTACCTAGTAATACCAGTGGTTGTTCGGGCTTTAGTTTGTCTGGAGGGGAGTGTTTGTTGTCCGGTTCCAGTCGTGGCGCTTCAGGCACTAATCTGACCAGTAATCCTGACAATAATGGCTTTCTAATAAACCCGGTCGGTGAAGGTTACACCTATGTGACCAAGTTTGAAGGTAGTGATTCTATCTGGGCGAGTCAGAGGGGTGTGACTACTATTACCCTGACTGAGTCGATCAGTTCTATGTTTTCTCAGGTCGCGATTGGTATCAAGCAAGGGTCTACCTGGGCGGTGTTCCTGATTGATACAGCACTGGGTAGCTATGAATTTAATCAGAATGCTATTTCCAATGTTACTTTCTATAGTAGCAATATCACTGAAACACCTCTGCCTGCTGCTGTCTGGTTATTCCTGACGGGGTTGGCTGGTATGGGCTGGTTGCGGAAGCGTAATAAGCGATAATTTGGGGGGTGTTTGCTCTCGGAGTTGTTCGCTCACAGAGTGAGCTCCTACAGGTGAGCTCCTACAGGTGAGGTTGTTCGCTCACGGAGTGAGCTCCTACTCATGAAACCGGATGGTGTTTCGGCCGGCTGATTTGGCTTGATACATAGCTTTGTCGGCCCATTTGAGAATATCGTCTGGGCTGGCTTTGTGGTTTTGAAACACATATACGCCAATACTTGCTGAGCAGTGGTGTTCAACGCTGCTTTCGGCTTCACCTTCACGTGTGACATTCAATTGGTAAGTGGCGGATAGGCTGATGCGGATCTTTTCTGCAATGGCTTTGGTCTGAGCGATGGATTCTGCATGATCCGCGTCCAGCTCGCTAAGCATCACCACAAATTCATCACCGCCAAAGCGTGCTACCGAGTCCATCTCGCGTATACAGTTTTTTAAGCGATTGGCGGCTTCTATTAGTAATAGGTCGCCGACGAAGTGTCCGTATCGGTCATTCAGTGGTTTGAAGTTGTCCAGGTCGACGAACATTAACGCCCCGTGACGCCCAGAGCGTGCGCTGACAGCCAGCGCTTGGTTTAAGCGGTCGCTGAGTAATCGGCGGTTGGGAAGTTGGGTCAGCGTGTCATAGAACGCCAGTTGCCGAACCTGGTCTTGCATCTGCTTGCGTTTGGTAATTTCCCGGGTGATGCCGTGATATCCGATAACGTTTCCCTGCTCGTCACGCACGGCCTTTGAGAACACTTCTCCCCAGATCACGCTACCGTCTTTGCAGCGGTGAGGGGCTTCAAAGTTTACAAAACCAAGCTGATTGCCTGCACGTTCAGCTTCCTGCCGCTTGTGCCATGCTTCGGAGACGATGGCGATGCCTTCTTCATTGAATAATTCAAAAACATGATGGCCTAGCATTTCTTCTGCTTTGTAGCCACGCAGACGCTCGTCCGATGGGCTGATGTAGGTGAGGTGAAGTTCGCTGTCTGCTCGCCAGATCACATCCAGGGTATCTTCGGTCAAGAGGCGATAAAACGCCTCTTTTTGATTCAGTGCCCGGGTGCGTTCCTCAACCAGAGCTTCGAGTGCCCGGTTGCGCTCTTGCAGGTTATTGAGTGGATAAACTTCGCCATCTTGCACCAGGTGGTAGGGAATGGAGATGCCGCTGTGGACAATTTTCCAGGCTTCGTCTTCAAGGCGGAAGATCAAGACCAGTCGCGCCACTTCTTGTGAAAGAATATGCTCTGGGATCGGCAGGTGAATTTTGAAAAAAGCAGTTACGACGACGACCTGCTCGCTTAAGTCCTGCAGGGCGATATCGTGCATTTCAATGCCGATACGACCGGGCACTTCGGAAAAATCCTGTCGGGTGATTCTGATCCACTCATCGCGGTCCGTGATCAGAACGCTTCCACCACCTGTATAGCCGCTGAAATCTTCGCTGAAGAGTGTTGTCAGCCGATCATCGCGTGAGGCATAGAGTTTAATGTACTCGTCAAACAGCGCCTGAATTTGGGCATGGCGATCCGAACGAAGCGTGATACGGGTCATAGAGCAAACTCATTTTTAACACAGATAACAGTATATGATGTATATCTGCCATACAGAAGCCCCGGTTTTCCTGATAATGCTTAAATCTCAAACACCTGCTGTGTGCAGTGCAAAATAAAGTAATTTTTCTAACGCTCGTTAGAGACATGGGACGTTCATTTTTGTAGTCTAGAATCAGTTTACTGAAACTATATGCTTCGCGTTTTACAGACCGCAGAGTCATGAAAGCGCGTGTAGTGACTATTGAAAAAGGAATGTTCTATGCAAGCACTATCAATATCGACGCTGATTTCAGCCTATTTTCAGCAAGTACCTGACCCGAGTGTGGCATCGCAGCGGGTGACGTTTGGTACATCCGGGCACCGTGGTACATCGGTCAATGCGTCATTCAATCAGGCACATATTTGGGCGATTACACAAGCTATTGTTGAATACCGCACTGCAGCAGGAATTTTTGGACCTTTGTATCTGGGTATCGATACCCATGCACTGTCTGTGCCAGCGTATGGTAGTGTTATTGAAGTTTTGATAGCGCAGGGTGTGGATGTGTGCGTGCATCCGGACGAGGGCTTCACGCCCACTCCGCTTATTTCGCATGCTATTTTGCAGCATAATCAACATCAGCCGGAGACGCTGGCTGATGGGATTGTTATTACGCCTTCACATAATCCGCCGGGTGATGGTGGCATTAAGTACAACACTCCTGACGGGGGGCCAGCGGCTTCAAGTGTGACTCGGGAAATTCAGGACCGCGCTAATGCTTTGCTGGAGAAAGGCTTAAATGGCATTAAACGTGTTTCTCAGGATAAGGCAAAAGCGGCTGTTCGGCCATTCGATTTTGTTGATCTTTATGTCTCGCATCTGACGGACGTGGTGGACATTGGTGCTATTGAGCGCTTCGGGTTGCGGATTGGTGTTGATCCTATGGGCGGGACTTCGCTCGAAGTCTGGCAGGCGATTGCCAGTCGTTTCCATTTGCATCTGAGTATTGTGAATACCTCGCAGGACCCTACCTTTGCATTTATGCCGTTGGATCATGATGGTCAAATCCGCATGGATTGTTCCAGCCCTCATGCCATGGCAAATCTGCTTCAACTTAAAGACCGTTATGATCTGGCGCTGGCTAATGATCCGGATGCTGACCGGCACGGTATTGTGGATGCGGCTGGATTGATGAATCCGAACCATTTTCTTGCGGTGGCGGTTGATTACCTGTTAACGCATCGGCCGCAATGGAGCCCTGATCTTGCCATCGGTAAAACGCTTGTCAGCTCGTCTATTCTGGATCGGGTGGTGGCTAAGCACGGTCGGACTTTGTATGAGGTGCCGGTGGGCTTTAAATGGTTTGTGGAAGGGCTGCATCAGAAGCGCCTGGCTTTTGCCGGTGAAGAAAGTGCCGGAGCCAGTTTCCTGACAATGGCGGGTGAGCCCTGGTCAACGGACAAAGACGGTATTTTATTGTGTTTGTTAGCCGCTGAGTTGTTTGCTGTGACCGGCAAGTCACCGAGTCAGTATTATCATGAGTTGACCCAGACGCTGGGCTTGCCACATTACAAACGTATTGATGCACCGGCCACACCGGCTGAGAAAAAGGTGTTGGGCTGGTTACAGGCTTCGCATATCCGTTCGTCGCATCTGGTGGGCGAGCCCATCACCGATATTATGGTCAAGGCTAGCGGTAATGTTGAGTCAATCGGTGGGGTCAAGGTGATCACCGCCAATGGCTGGTTTGCTGCCCGACCTAGTGGAACGGAATCAATCTATAAAATTTATGCTGAAAGCTTTGTCGATCAGGTTCATCTGGATCAGTTGGTGAGCGAAGCCAAGGTCATTGTGGATGATATGCTGTCTAATTTGGCGTAGGTTTCGTTCGTTCTAAAAAAATCACTTAAAAATCATAAGGTAAAAATTAAAACACATTAGCATGGCCTTACGTTAGCTGTAGGGCCCATGTTTACTGGATATGTACTTCGGTACAATACTACTTTTTAAACTCGATTCTATACTTAGGGCATAGAAAGGATTCCTCAGAATGAATTGAAGCCATAGAGCTTCAGCAGTAATTATAATCAGAGGTAACCGTCATGAGCCCCCAAGTCGCAACCATCATTAGCATTTCTGGTGACGTTTCTGCACGTGCAGAAGATGGCACTCTTCGTGTGTTATCACCCGGAGATGCACTCTACGCAGGCGAAGTCCTGATTTCTGCAGATGGATCTCAAGTCGTTTTAGATTATGGCAATGGTGAGCTTGTCAGTGTTGAGGGCTCACAAAGCCTGCAACTGACTGAAACACAGATCACGGCATCTGCTCCTGAACCCGTTGAAAGCGAGGTCACTGATCCGAGTGTGGATGCTATTCTGGCTGCTTTGGAGGGCGACGGTGACCTGTTGGATGAGCTGGAAGCACCGGCTGCGGGTGCTGATGGAGCCCCAGATGGAGGCGGTGGTTCGTTTGTTCGCCTGATGCGTATTTCAGAAAGTGTTGATCCACTTGCCTTCCAGTTTGAGCAGCAACTGGTCAGTAACTTTGAGGCTCCACTTGGTGAAGCCGATTTTGTTGCGGCGGCTGAGGATGCGATAGCTCCAGTTGTTGATCCTGTCGGTGGCGAGGTTAACGAGAGCGGTGGTTTTGATACTTTCAGTGCTCCGTTGGGAGTCGATTTTGGTGGCTTGACTGGCAGCATAGAGCTGTCGGCTCAGGGGGCTGTGTGGGATCCGTTAAGCAGCACGCTAACCTATGGCCCGGATGAGTACGGCGGTTCCTGGCAGATACAGGTTAATCCTGATGGCTCTTATACATTTGAACAGCTGAGTGCGGTTGAGCATCCTGATGATGCAAATCCCAATGATCCGGTTGGCGTGGAAGTTACGCTTACCGCCACTAGTGAAAATGGTCTAAGCACATCCTCTACCTTTGATATCACTATTTTTGATGACGGTCCCTCAATTGCTGAGTTGAATATAAACGCCGAAGGCCTGAACCTGATGGTGTACGATGCTGAAACCCTGGATGAGGGCGGCAGCGGAGATAAAACTAATCTGTCTGACCTGTTCAGTGCCAGTATCGATTTTGGTGCCGATGGTCCGGGGACAGCAGAGTGGAGCTATGCCCTGGGGCTGCTGCTTGGTGAGGGTGATCAGTTACCACCGGTTGGCGTTTTCTCAGGCCTGCTCAGTGGTGGTCAGCCGATATTCCTGGAACTGTCTGATGACCTTCAATCCATTACCGGTAGTCTGTATGGTCAGCAGGGTCCTGAAACCGTGTTTACCCTTGCAATCCAGGACGGTGAGCTGGTTCTGACACAGGTGCTGCCGATTGATCATTTGCAGTTTGGCGGTGATCAGGGTGAAGTACTGGTTGATCAGCTGACACTGAATGGATTGGTGACTCTTTCCGCCAGTGTCACCGTGACTGACCGCGATGGCGACAGCGTTAGCCAGTCCACCGAGCCGTTTAATCTCGGTGAATTTATTACCTTTAATGACGATCTGCCTGACGCTGAGGTGGACGGTGCTGTTGAAGCCGTTGAAGGTGGCTCTGAAGTAACGGGTACCTGGAGTACCGACCCCGGTGCTGATGAACAGGGGGCAGAGCGCCAGGTCTCCATCAATGGTGCTAA
This genomic interval carries:
- a CDS encoding VPLPA-CTERM sorting domain-containing protein; translated protein: MKKIVVLILVGVCLLAGKLSAAPVPSNTSGCSGFSLSGGECLLSGSSRGASGTNLTSNPDNNGFLINPVGEGYTYVTKFEGSDSIWASQRGVTTITLTESISSMFSQVAIGIKQGSTWAVFLIDTALGSYEFNQNAISNVTFYSSNITETPLPAAVWLFLTGLAGMGWLRKRNKR
- a CDS encoding IS110 family RNA-guided transposase yields the protein MKNISILSIDLAKNVFQLHGLNRQGKAVFRKRLYRADLKAFIANLPCCLIAMEACIGAHAWARQFKALGHEVKLIAPQYVKPFVRVNKNDIRDAEAIALAASLPSTPSVSIKSEEQLDLQAIHRVRERLVREKTAIGNELRGLLADMGVVIPTGHGSLRVLIPELLEDADQPLTFKGRQLIADLREQWLEKEAHIARYDCMLQDYVKENVECQKLLEIPGVGPINASFRL
- a CDS encoding VPLPA-CTERM sorting domain-containing protein produces the protein MRTLLLAALLLCASQLTQAATIYFDADGSPQLTLTPSYYMDNVQANGLTNSGYASVSAATGGPYIAYNGNEAPLVTFGWNGADTFDLNSFVIAGAWGSQTLTISGYTDAVLTYTAQLFVDTAARVFQADWFGLTSFSIATGNDFEQSSDVTGSGQHWALNAITLNEVPLPAAAWMFIAGIAGVLGIRRKAARKAIS
- a CDS encoding transposase; translation: MGFSTGSLLLSYLGDAKRFASARHFAASLGLVPKQASSGNRERLLGISKQGNGHVRKQLVHGARSAYRVLLKEDATGRLSEWAKRMQASGKHANKIIVALANKLARIVWSMMMKERGYIA
- a CDS encoding diguanylate cyclase domain-containing protein, with translation MTRITLRSDRHAQIQALFDEYIKLYASRDDRLTTLFSEDFSGYTGGGSVLITDRDEWIRITRQDFSEVPGRIGIEMHDIALQDLSEQVVVVTAFFKIHLPIPEHILSQEVARLVLIFRLEDEAWKIVHSGISIPYHLVQDGEVYPLNNLQERNRALEALVEERTRALNQKEAFYRLLTEDTLDVIWRADSELHLTYISPSDERLRGYKAEEMLGHHVFELFNEEGIAIVSEAWHKRQEAERAGNQLGFVNFEAPHRCKDGSVIWGEVFSKAVRDEQGNVIGYHGITREITKRKQMQDQVRQLAFYDTLTQLPNRRLLSDRLNQALAVSARSGRHGALMFVDLDNFKPLNDRYGHFVGDLLLIEAANRLKNCIREMDSVARFGGDEFVVMLSELDADHAESIAQTKAIAEKIRISLSATYQLNVTREGEAESSVEHHCSASIGVYVFQNHKASPDDILKWADKAMYQAKSAGRNTIRFHE
- a CDS encoding isopropylmalate isomerase, with translation MNNHLQSLFTCTQERWQPTIGDPHFMGWVTVAGYGVAALAALTALRHARTQRLPRAEILFWYLLCPALLMLMINKQLDIQTLFTTVARCEAQLSGWYANRRPIQIAFILGLMLLSIALLGLFSYRLRHSLNRLWPVLIGTITLLTFVLVRAVGFHHVDILIGTQLAGWRLNWIIELGGITLVIMGCIYYNRKN
- a CDS encoding IS1182 family transposase; this encodes MARFKHYDYNQMSMVVINYLEQIQPGTFEFALHYLISEKLDLSAFHQPYKNDAEGRPAYDPAILLKIILFAYSKGITSSREIQWCCETNIIFKALSCDTVPHFTTIAHFISSRGQAIEALFEQVLLICDQQGLLGHELFAIDGCKMRSNASKEWSGTFKELEQKRQKLKRLIQHHLSEHQEKDTHESEEALEHDIRKAKTIQTLDAAANKIGDFLKRSQPRMGKGKRSKEVKSNITDPESAKMTTSKGTIQGYNGVAAVDKKHQIVIDAQAFGEGQEHHTLQPVLESIKARYQRLGINDNVYASGIIATADTGFANEANMEYLHQNQINGYIPDNQFRSRDPKFAHQKDKYGKRHQTPGNPKAKHLIPASEFQFDPVTMTCRCPAGEQISHRGIRTNEHGQLTAYFEGRLLQCRHCSKKASCMKNPTSADHRKGAGRQVSFALNDQRAPTYTDWMKHRVDSPKGKQIYSHRMSVVEPVFGNIGTNKRLNRFSLRGKSKVQGQWQLYCLVHNVEKLAKYGQLSS
- the xdp1 gene encoding exosortase-dependent surface protein XDP1, coding for MNKVIQLAAAAALVFSVAAPVSAASVDLNFTSGNSGARNSLTYAYGDDQLTVSGFSGLNSGSVSGSSVQTWAGWGLGMPTSNAVNSNGAHRVSNNEVSYRDGRRRVTGRQYQMVMFDFGREVSLDSFTVGDAVYSDNNWASVLAYTDTAPLTTLNGQKWSDLLESGFSTAGDANAYTGVTQGTPKLVEGGLTSQYWLVGVYNAVFSDNPMGTYDEGFKLTGISFSTVDIAETPLPAAAWLFITGLAGMGWVKKRKAKREQQAALVVAA